In the SAR324 cluster bacterium genome, CAATTTATTGAGAAATCAACGCCGGGGCAAACACACACCTTTTCTGGTATCACCTGAAGGGAGCATGGCTTATTATCTGATGTTGAATGATCTGTTGCTCAATCCGTCGGTGCTCTTTTGTGGGATTTCACCATTTCCATTTGATATTCCTCATGAATTTAAAGTTTTAACGCGAGTGGGCGTTTGCGCGAATCAAAACTGGAATATGAACCAACTCAGAGATGGGGCCCAGGAAAAATTTTCAATACAGCAACTGCCGGATTGGGGACAGGTGGACATTTCCAAAGATGTCTTTCTGGAACATGCCATTCCAATTTTTCTCAGGGAAAGCGAGAAAGTAAGCCATCGCAATCTGCCCAAGGCCTTGCTGAATTGCTGGTGGATCGAGATGATTTGCGGCACCGGTGAGGATGACCATTGTGTCCCAACCAGCCTGACACGGTTGTTGTGGAATCCGAATCAGCGGTATTTTATACGTGAAGGCGTGGAGAATGAATATGTCATCATCATTCGTACTCTTGAAAGTGATTATCCTCAGCTTCAACAGGATCCCTGGTGGATCAAATTCACGGAAATGCTGACCCGTACCAAAGATTCCATGGTTCAAAAACAGATGGTGTATTGTTTTGCGCAACATGTCCGGATTTCTGACATCATTAATTTTAACAATGAGGCAAAACCCATCTGGATCGATAAAAATGAGGCTTCCTGGCGTCTGAAATGTTTGATCAACTTTTATGAATTGTTTTTTAAGGATCAGGAAGAGCGCATCAATCTGATGAAATTGGCACAAGGACGAGATGATGTTAGCCACAAAATGGAACTTCTTCTGAAGCAGACCTTTCTCAAATCGATGCAGAATGTGGAAAAAAGAATTTTGACGTTCAACCAGAAACGGGCCATGCAAAAACTGGTTCCTTACATCAACAAGGCGACTGCTGGTAAATATACTCCGGATGAAATCCGTGATTTTCTGGATCCTCTGCTCAAAATTCTTTATCAAAAAATCGTGATTGCTGATGAGTCAATCCTGGCACTGCCTGTTGCGGACCTGGATCAGATTCAAAAAATCCAGCTTCAGGAACTTAAAAAAGAGCGGAGCAAACTGGAGCTGGTGAGCAATAATATTCTGGATTTTTATCAATCCCAGAATTTTAAGATGGAGGGCAACACCATCAAAAAAATTATTTTAGGCTCCAATATCAAAATGGGCGGCAATGCAATGGAAAATTTTATTTTCAAATACCATTTTGAAAAGAATTTTGAAAAACGTCCTTTTCAGGTGCCATTGCCCATTTCCAAAACACTGTGCATCCCGCGTAATAAAATTTCTATTGAATTTCTTGATAAAAACCAAAAATGGCTGTTCAAGTCGATTATCAGCAAGAAAGAAGCCCGTCGGTCAGGAACCTTTCTTGATAATGAGATGGCCATGTTCACCGACCATTTGATTCAGGGACTGGCACGTTGTGTTTTCAGTGGTTACATCGGTTTTGACTCCAGGAATATGACTTATTTTGAGAAACCCGCGTCATCCTCTAAAAAACCAATTGCGACCAACCCTGTGACTCATCAGGATCTTCAGTTTCTGGCGGCGGAATTCAACCAGTTTTTTCAGCCGATTGTCGTGTCATCACGGGAATTTTTGAATGATACCCATTATTTACGAGATATTTTTATGGTGTGTCATGTCAATCGGCACAATATTTTGTCGCTGGTTGTGCGTGATAACCTGGATAGCAGGTTTGTGGTCGATATGGATATTTCCAATATTGAAGTCAGGATGGAAATGAAACATCCTGGAATGGGAGAAAAATTCCCTCGATTTTTACAACAGCTTTATAGTACAGAATGCCGACAGCTCTTCCTGTCAACATTAGACCAGTTGAAAATTCCCCTGGATCATGAAAAACCTCCAAGAGTAAAAATCTGGGTTAACACCGGAAGTTTCAATTTATCGGTGGCTCCCAAATTCTATCGGGTTTATGTGGATGGCATCGTAAACGATTTATGGCCTGATGACGTGACCAGTCCTCATTTTCTGAATCCTGCACCGTTGAAAAAGTCGTTTGACGTCATGGGTAAAGACGCGATTCGTGTTTATCAGGAAAATCAGGGCAAAGCGACTGGATGAACAGGGCTGTAAAAACCCGGGAAAGGTTCCCTATTGATTAACTTTTTGACTAATGAGTGGTTGTGTACGAAACATCCGATATTCGCAAAGGATTACGTGTTGAAATTGATAATAACCCCTATGTGGTGATTGATTTCCAGTTTGTAAAACCCGGAAAGGGAAATGCCTTCACTCGAACCCGAATCAAGAACATGTTGACCGGAGCTGTGCTGGATCGAACTTTTAAAACAGGCGAAAAACTCAAACCCGCCAATATGGAAGACAAAGCGGCTCAATATCTGTATAAAGATTCTGCCTGCCATTTCATGGATACCAGCAACTATGAACAGCTTGAAGTGTCCATGGACCAGGTTGGAGACGCTATCAATTATCTGGTTGAAAACATGGAGGTCAACCTCAGTTTTTATAATGGAAGAGCCATTGGCATCACACTGCCTAACTTTGTCATTCTGGAAATTGTGGATACCGCTCCGGGAGAGAAAGGCAACACGGTCACAGGTGCCACGAAACCCGCTACGCTTTCTACAGGCCATATGGTGTATG is a window encoding:
- the efp gene encoding elongation factor P: MYETSDIRKGLRVEIDNNPYVVIDFQFVKPGKGNAFTRTRIKNMLTGAVLDRTFKTGEKLKPANMEDKAAQYLYKDSACHFMDTSNYEQLEVSMDQVGDAINYLVENMEVNLSFYNGRAIGITLPNFVILEIVDTAPGEKGNTVTGATKPATLSTGHMVYVPLFFATGEFVKVDTRTGEYVERVKVK